A single region of the Xenopus laevis strain J_2021 chromosome 4L, Xenopus_laevis_v10.1, whole genome shotgun sequence genome encodes:
- the rab11fip4l.L gene encoding RAB11 family interacting protein 4 (class II) like L homeolog (The RefSeq protein has 1 substitution compared to this genomic sequence): MGPIETQQSSSLSRKDEKNEPLKPAFPDCLFTEDPVSDLTPLESTRVDESIQAEWAEPFELLTIPEDQFEDYGEVVSSCSIRSSSCRVHDSCACDLSSMDPEVSSNSESVEKLSFLEDRILELEGENFQREEKEQKLHQINKDLTKKIYSLEEQIQEQKLQLEEEKREILSQRESCFLKAERKWRLEMEKLNARIKVLQDDNGQLSQSVTALNAQNRVLEKKVQSLVSEVLETAESLETERERSRMWEEALTQQREAWQRERQEAAQLVEDLRCELSRFQSTDCELQCCDDTGSTHSLWEECEMEKQRLADNPWRGLSFQAKFSCPHHCRRD; the protein is encoded by the exons ATGGGACCCATAGAAACACAACAG TCTTCTTCTTTGTCAAGAAAGGATGAGAAAAATGAACCACTTAAACCTGCTTTTCCAGACTGCTTGTTTACTGAAGATCCTGTATCTGACCTGACCCCACTAGAGTCAACTCGTGTAGATGA GAGCTTTCAGGCAGAATGGGCTGAGCCATTTGAGCTCCTCACTATCCCTGAAGACCAGTTTGAAGATTATGGGGAGGTGGTGAGTTCATGCAGCATAAggagcagcagctgcag AGTACATGACAGCTGTGCCTGTGACCTTTCCAGCATGGACCCAGAGGTGTCTTCAAACAGTGAATCTGTAGAAAAG CTGAGCTTTTTGGAAGATCGGATATTGGAATTGGAAGGGGAGAACTTTCAGAGAGAAGAGAAAGAACAGAAACTGCACCAGATCAACAAGGACCTGACAAAAAA GATATACTCTCTGGAAGAGCAGATCCAGGAACAGAAGCTGCAACTGGaggaagagaaaagggaaattcttTCTCAGAGAGAGTCCTGTTTCCTTAAGGCAGAGAGGAAGTGGCGTCTAGAAATGGAAAAGTTAAATGCACG AATAAAAGTGTTACAGGATGATAATGGCCAGTTGTCTCAGTCTGTCACAGCTCTCAATGCCCAGAACAGAGTCCTGGAAAAG AAAGTCCAGAGCTTGGTGAGTGAAGTCCTTGAAACGGCCGAGAGTCTGGAGACGGAGCGGGAGAGGAGCAGGATGTGGGAAGAGGCCCTGACTCAGCAAAGAGAAGCTTGGCAACGTGAAAGGCAGGAGGCAGCACAG CTGGTTGAAGATCTGCGATGTGAGCTTAGCAGGTTCCAGAGCACAGACTGCGAGCTGCAATGCTGTGATGATACGGGAAGTACCCACAGCCTCTGGGAAGAGTGTGAAATGGAGAAGCAGAGACTGGCAGAT AACCCATGGAGAGGACTCTCATTCCAAGCCAAGTTCTCCTGTCCACACCATTGCCGAAGAGATTGA
- the rab11fip4l.L gene encoding RAB11 family interacting protein 4 (class II) like L homeolog isoform X1, whose amino-acid sequence MGPIETQQSSSLSRKDEKNEPLKPAFPDCLFTEDPVSDLTPLESTRVDESFQAEWAEPFELLTIPEDQFEDYGEVVSSCSIRSSSCRVHDSCACDLSSMDPEVSSNSESVEKLSFLEDRILELEGENFQREEKEQKLHQINKDLTKKIYSLEEQIQEQKLQLEEEKREILSQRESCFLKAERKWRLEMEKLNARIKVLQDDNGQLSQSVTALNAQNRVLEKKVQSLVSEVLETAESLETERERSRMWEEALTQQREAWQRERQEAAQLVEDLRCELSRFQSTDCELQCCDDTGSTHSLWEECEMEKQRLADENQSLREMNEDLQDALLVQNGSLCFSHRTHGEDSHSKPSSPVHTIAEEIDVCTKQQISALNEQKEINRRLRQYLDRVILTVLEKDPALLEIKPSL is encoded by the exons ATGGGACCCATAGAAACACAACAG TCTTCTTCTTTGTCAAGAAAGGATGAGAAAAATGAACCACTTAAACCTGCTTTTCCAGACTGCTTGTTTACTGAAGATCCTGTATCTGACCTGACCCCACTAGAGTCAACTCGTGTAGATGA GAGCTTTCAGGCAGAATGGGCTGAGCCATTTGAGCTCCTCACTATCCCTGAAGACCAGTTTGAAGATTATGGGGAGGTGGTGAGTTCATGCAGCATAAggagcagcagctgcag AGTACATGACAGCTGTGCCTGTGACCTTTCCAGCATGGACCCAGAGGTGTCTTCAAACAGTGAATCTGTAGAAAAG CTGAGCTTTTTGGAAGATCGGATATTGGAATTGGAAGGGGAGAACTTTCAGAGAGAAGAGAAAGAACAGAAACTGCACCAGATCAACAAGGACCTGACAAAAAA GATATACTCTCTGGAAGAGCAGATCCAGGAACAGAAGCTGCAACTGGaggaagagaaaagggaaattcttTCTCAGAGAGAGTCCTGTTTCCTTAAGGCAGAGAGGAAGTGGCGTCTAGAAATGGAAAAGTTAAATGCACG AATAAAAGTGTTACAGGATGATAATGGCCAGTTGTCTCAGTCTGTCACAGCTCTCAATGCCCAGAACAGAGTCCTGGAAAAG AAAGTCCAGAGCTTGGTGAGTGAAGTCCTTGAAACGGCCGAGAGTCTGGAGACGGAGCGGGAGAGGAGCAGGATGTGGGAAGAGGCCCTGACTCAGCAAAGAGAAGCTTGGCAACGTGAAAGGCAGGAGGCAGCACAG CTGGTTGAAGATCTGCGATGTGAGCTTAGCAGGTTCCAGAGCACAGACTGCGAGCTGCAATGCTGTGATGATACGGGAAGTACCCACAGCCTCTGGGAAGAGTGTGAAATGGAGAAGCAGAGACTGGCAGAT GAGAATCAAAGTCTACGGGAAATGAATGAAGATCTGCAGGATGCTCTGCTTGTACAAAATGGGTCCCTCTGCTTCTCACACAGAACCCATGGAGAGGACTCTCATTCCAAGCCAAGTTCTCCTGTCCACACCATTGCCGAAGAGATTGATGTGTGTACAAAACAGCAG ATTTCAGCCCTTAATGAGCAGAAAGAGATCAATCGACGCCTGCGCCAGTATCTAGATCGTGTAATCCTTACTGTTTTAGAAAAAGACCCCGCTCTTCTTGAAATCAAGCCATCTCTATGA